The DNA sequence ATAAGCAATACAAATAAAAACACTACCAGCAATCGGTCATCTAGTTATCTTTAAATCAATTTTAAGCTCATTAGAAGAAATTCCTATACTGAATCTGGAAAAGTCAATTTATTTCTCCTGTCATAGCACCAAGAATACCAAGCAGGAGAAACTACAATAATTTTGCCAAGATTTGacagtaataataataaagaacaaTTTTAATAACTGTGGTAAGATTACCTCCTGTGCTTGTTGTTTTGCTCGCTCCTCTAGTATTTTCTCTATACTTTGCTTCTCCCCCTCTAATTTGGCCACCATATTCTCGAGTTCCTTGATGGTATTCATTGCTTTAGCTTCGGCTTTCTCGGCAAGGATCCTCTCCCTCTTCTTTCTCCGTTCCTCCCTCTCGCGTTCACTTTCAGAATCAGATGTTGAGTCAGAATCTGTATCTGAATCAGAACTCCCATCATCACTTGCCATGGAAGAACCCCTTTGCAAATGATCAGATGTTGGATGTCCCAAGACTACTTGAGGCCCATCCCTTTCTTTTATTGCACTTCTCAATTGACCTTGAGCAACATCTCCAGCAATCTTACCTTTGTCCACCTCAGGTATTGTTTCTGCATCCACTTTGTCATTGGCCTGCAAAGATTGTGGCTGAGAAAGGCTCCTATAACTAAAACCATGATGATTCTGTTCATTTTCCTTGTCATCTGTCTCCACCGCAACCTTATTGGCAGTGTCCTTATTACTGGTATATTCTTGTCCTATCATCCACTTATTATCAGTCTCAGATTCCACATTGGAATGCCTCTCTGATGAACCAGATGAGGTAGACTCCTTCCCATCATCACTAGCTTTCCCACTCGGTTTAACTTGTTTAACAGAGTCCGGCCTCTGCAAAGAACTTGAAGCACCATTAACACTTTTTGGGTTCCTCTTGACATCTGAAACCGATAACCCCGAAGACAAACTCTTGTGCTTCCTATTATTTTTGGTCAAAGAACGAGGTGAAGGTACCCCATTACCCTGGCTGCTCCCAGGAGCCGTAGGCTGAGTTGGAGAGCTGAGGAGTTCGGTCCAATCACCATCAGTGAGTGCAGGGTTAGGATTAGGTTTGGACGAGGGCTTAGCTGCGTTAAGTGGAGCTGACTTGCTAAAATTGGGATCACTCCGCAGCTTTCCACGGTAGTCGTTGCTTTCCAGTGGtttcttcttcaattgatcCTTGAGAGACACGGAAGCCCCTGATTTGGCAGGAGCAACGTCAATGGCACTGGGTTCATCGAGTCCAAGCCTCTCGTTCTTGCGAAGAGATTCAGCAGCTTGCTGGTCGATCTGAACCGCCCGTTACGAAATTCCCAAAAATGCAatagaggaaaaaaaaagattataaACATGCTGTTAAATCAAATTAACATGGAGAAATTGCTATTCCCTAGATTTGGATAATTAATTGACCATGACAAAGAATTCAAAAAATGTAGCAAAATGAGAAGGCATCATTTTGGAATAGTATAATTTGCCTGATGGAGAATGTTCTCGGCGACTTTGAGCTTGGAGGAGATCCAATTGGCCATTCAGTTGGCTTCTAAGTTTGAGCTGCTGCTAATTCTGCGTCTGTCGAAAGAAGAGAGAATCAGCGCGTGAACCGACAAAGGAAACGGTTAAGAGCCCAAATTGGTGCATGATTAGCGGAAGGCGGGATTTTGAGCACGTTCTGGGGATTGCATAAGAGAAGAGTATACGTTGGTTGATTATGTGAGAGGAAGAGAGAGATGATGATGTATGGTaaagaagacgaagaagaaggaggaggaggatggcaCAAAGAAACATGTTTCACAACTTTGGGCCTAATAAATTTGAGTGAGGCGCACAGCTTCGTTTGGGTCCTACAGACACTGAGCGTTACCCAATCATCTTTCACCCGAGAACGACCGAAC is a window from the Arachis stenosperma cultivar V10309 chromosome 3, arast.V10309.gnm1.PFL2, whole genome shotgun sequence genome containing:
- the LOC130967456 gene encoding golgin candidate 2, yielding MANWISSKLKVAENILHQIDQQAAESLRKNERLGLDEPSAIDVAPAKSGASVSLKDQLKKKPLESNDYRGKLRSDPNFSKSAPLNAAKPSSKPNPNPALTDGDWTELLSSPTQPTAPGSSQGNGVPSPRSLTKNNRKHKSLSSGLSVSDVKRNPKSVNGASSSLQRPDSVKQVKPSGKASDDGKESTSSGSSERHSNVESETDNKWMIGQEYTSNKDTANKVAVETDDKENEQNHHGFSYRSLSQPQSLQANDKVDAETIPEVDKGKIAGDVAQGQLRSAIKERDGPQVVLGHPTSDHLQRGSSMASDDGSSDSDTDSDSTSDSESEREREERRKKRERILAEKAEAKAMNTIKELENMVAKLEGEKQSIEKILEERAKQQAQEASQLQTSMMETMEAAELEKQKHNNTRMEVLARLAKLETANADLAKSLAAVQWNLEVEVKQVAELRQQIAFKESVHEELKRSTSNLHQAVASQNQMSSKGVEFEREILEAEHSIIGDKVTQLQEKARKLEADIEMTRKEIEEPTEVEVELKRRLQQMTDHLIQKQAKVESLSSEKASLVFRIEAVSRLLDENMSASGAPDMNSASSSGDLESGIWELSNSKLKPILKARIHSGKKQLGSLLQQLDYIFVTGAVFLRRNSTAKLWALVYLVCLHFWVIYILMSHSGSGPSNVARSGAVISLDNINSTGG